CTCGGGCTCGGCGCACACCGCAAACGCCGCGTCGCGACACTGACCCGAGTGCGGTCCCCAGGCCGCCCACATGATGCATCCGACCATCACCACCAGCGCACTGACGATGACCGAGACGGTGAACAGGGCTGCACGGCGTACACCACCGGACCCCCCAGGGTCATGCCATCGCTTTCCCACGTCATCGGTCATACTTCCCAACCTAATCTCCCTGCTCGGTAACAGGGCCTGGTTCGGGACTACTACCTCGGGGTCGGCTCAGCACTGGACACGCGCGCGTGAACCGATGGTTGGTGACGGGTGTGAAACACCCGTTTCGGGTACAGCGAGGTTGCGTGGTTCAGCGATGACTCTTTCGCTTCTCGACGGATATGCGGTCAGGACACGTCCGTCGCCACTGTCGCCGCCCAGCGGTAGTCCGCTTTGCCTGCTGGGGTTCGCTTGACCTCCTCGACCAGCACGATCGAACGTGGGATCTTGTAGCCGGCCAGCGTCTTGCGGCAGTGCTCCTGAACATCGTCGAGGGTGAGTTCGGGTGACTCGGGATAGGTTGCGATCACCGCGGCAACCCGTTGGCCCATGCGCTGGTCAGGTGCGGCGACGACGAGCGCATCGCTGATCGACGGGTGCGCGTGGAGGGCAGCCTCGACCTCCTCGGCGAAGACCTTTTCGCCGCCGGTGTTGATGCATTGCGAGCCGCGTCCGAGGAAGACTATCGTGCCGTCTGCTTCCACCTTGCCCATGTCGCCGAGCACCGACAGTCGCGTGCCATCACTGCGTGTCGGGAACGTCCGGGCGGTCTTCTCCTCGTCTTTGTAGTAGCCGAGAGGGACGTTGCCGATGCGGGCGATGTAGCCCACTTCCTCGGAGCCGGCAGCAATCTCGTTCAAAGACTCGTCGACGAGGGTCATGCTCGGCGAGGGTGGCATTCGCAAAGTGCCGACCTCGTCGATGGTGAAGGCGCCGTCGTTCCCAGACTCCGAGGCGCCGAAGTTGTCCCGCAACAGCAGGTCCGGTTTGACCGCCAGCATGCGGTCCCGAACGCTGGTGGACCAGATCGCGCCACCCGAAGTGATCGAGAACAGGGAGCTGAGATCGACCTCGCCCTTTCGGCGTTCCATCTCATCGACCAACGGCAGCCCCATAGCATCGCCGACGATCAGGATCACCTGCACCGAATCTTTCTCGATCGATTCCACGACCTTCCGCGGATCGAAGTCGCGCCGAAGGACCACGCGAGCGCCGAGGGTGAAAAAGGTGAACAACGAGTACAACGCCGCACCGTGCATCAGGGGCGCTGCGATGAGGAACGAGAGTTCGGGAAATTGCTTTGCAGCACTGGCGATCTCGGCGAGGTTTTCTCGCGCCCCCTCGCCGTATGGGTTTCCGCCGGAAAGGGGCTTGCGGAAAAAGTCGTCTTGCCGCCACATGACACCCTTCGGGTATCCAGTGGTCCCTCCCGTATAGAGCAGGTACAGGTCGTCGCCCGTGCGGGAATCGAACTCGGCTGTGGGCGACAATTCACGAGCGTCGGCGAGTGAAACCACGGAAACTGCGTGCTCGTTCGCGGCGGACAACAGTTCGGCGGCGATCTCGCCGACCACGATTACCGTCCGGATCATCGGGCACGCATCCAAGAGGGAAGCAAGGACGCGCTGATGCTCGGAGATTTCGACGACCACCGCGGCCGAATCGGAGTTGACGAAGATGTACTCGAGTTCGGCGGGCGTGTACCGGTAGTTGACGTTGATCGGGACCGCGCGAATCTTGAGCAATCCCAGGATGGAAGCTACGTGCTCGACGCTGTTCTTGAGGAACAGTGCGACATGGTTGCCTCGGGAGATGCCGGCTTGCGTGAGCAGCTGGGCGGTCCTGTTGGCCTCCGCGTCCAACTGGGCGTAGCTGAGGTTCTCGCCCTCGTAGGTCAGTGCAACGCGATCGGGTACGGCATCGGCGACTGTCTCGAAAACGTCGGCAAGGTTGAACTGCATCGTCATTCCTTTCAAGGGACAGCGCCGCGATCTCGAGGCGGGTGACATGAGCTTAGAACACGTTCTAGTTGCTGGAGCAATGCAATCCGATTGGTTCTGTTTCGGTCGCGACCAGCGAACCACCAGAGCGACACATCGGCGTCGCCCCCGAGGATATCGATCGAACTCATATCACCTGCGTCGATGGACCGCGAGATGGTTCCTCGCTCAACAAGGAGAAAAGGATGAGAGACCACAGGAGGGCGAGCGGGGGGTCGCCTGCACAACATCACGCCACGTGAGGTGAAACTACAGAGAATCAGATCTTCGTCAACGCGCTGCCCTTGTGCATCGCCATGTGGTCGGTCTTGTCGCTCTTGATTTCGTACTGGGGCTCGTCCGGGCTGCAGCGGCGGGTATGCCCCTTGTAGTCGGCGTCTTCGGTGTGGACTCGCGTGATCGTGCCTTGTACGTGTCCGGCTTCGGAGTTCCAACGCACGTGGTCGCCTACTGAGAATTTGGTTGCCATAACTTCTTCCCCTGCCGACTGGGGGTACGCAACGGCATGGTCGAGCGACCATGCCGTTGCGCGCACCCCTCGATTTCGCTGACTGCCTCGAAGTTACGCGGCCAGCCGAGTCATGCAACAGCCATCGGATCTCGGCTTGTCGTGCGGGGATATTCGTCGTCGTCGAATGGCTCGTCTCGATGTTGTTCGATCACATCGGTCGGCAAGATATTTTCGACGTCGATTCCCTCACCCAGTGAAACCTGACGGCGGAACGTACCGGCAAAGTGTTCGGAGGAAATCCCCTGCACTCCATTAGCTTCCGGTGCAGTTCGATGCGCGGTGAGAGTCAGTGTCACGCGGTCCACATCGACGTCGATCGAGCCCGGATCGACACCGGTCAGGTCAACACTCAGAATGTAGCGATCGTCGACCTTGTACAGGTCCATCGGCATGAACCGTGGAACACGGCCCGAGCCACTCGGCCAATTCGACGAGGGTGAAGCCCGGTTCGGCCGACATCAGGTCGGGCAGCGGCCGTGGGATACCGCTGCACGTCATCGTCACTCCCCACCCCTGCGATGACGTGCGTAAACAACGCAGGAGGCTCTCTT
This region of Rhodococcus sp. PAMC28707 genomic DNA includes:
- a CDS encoding AMP-binding protein, with translation MQFNLADVFETVADAVPDRVALTYEGENLSYAQLDAEANRTAQLLTQAGISRGNHVALFLKNSVEHVASILGLLKIRAVPINVNYRYTPAELEYIFVNSDSAAVVVEISEHQRVLASLLDACPMIRTVIVVGEIAAELLSAANEHAVSVVSLADARELSPTAEFDSRTGDDLYLLYTGGTTGYPKGVMWRQDDFFRKPLSGGNPYGEGARENLAEIASAAKQFPELSFLIAAPLMHGAALYSLFTFFTLGARVVLRRDFDPRKVVESIEKDSVQVILIVGDAMGLPLVDEMERRKGEVDLSSLFSITSGGAIWSTSVRDRMLAVKPDLLLRDNFGASESGNDGAFTIDEVGTLRMPPSPSMTLVDESLNEIAAGSEEVGYIARIGNVPLGYYKDEEKTARTFPTRSDGTRLSVLGDMGKVEADGTIVFLGRGSQCINTGGEKVFAEEVEAALHAHPSISDALVVAAPDQRMGQRVAAVIATYPESPELTLDDVQEHCRKTLAGYKIPRSIVLVEEVKRTPAGKADYRWAATVATDVS
- a CDS encoding DUF2945 domain-containing protein; this encodes MATKFSVGDHVRWNSEAGHVQGTITRVHTEDADYKGHTRRCSPDEPQYEIKSDKTDHMAMHKGSALTKI